CCAATAATTCGATCGCCTGCTCCTGCTCTATGAGAGGGCTGAAACTGGATAATTCCATGCGGTTAGTCGTTGTTTCACAAGATTCCGAATCTGCTCTGTAACTTCCGCTGTACTCAAGCTGGCATCAATCCGCACAATCCTCTCAGGATAGGTTGCGGCCAACTCTCGATACCCTTGTTGCACTCGCTGGTGGAAGGCCAAATCGGCCTGTTCAATCCGGTCAATAGCCCCTCGTTTTTGGGTCCGGGCCAGCCCCACTTCAACTGCCACATCCAGCCAGATTGTCAAATCACTTTCCAGACCATCTGTCGCGATCCGATTGAGTTGATGAATCAGATCCATCTTTAAGCCACGGCCATAGCCCTGATAGGCAATGGTGGAATCTGTGTAGCGATCGCAGAGCACAATCGCACCA
The nucleotide sequence above comes from Leptolyngbya sp. 'hensonii'. Encoded proteins:
- the tmk gene encoding dTMP kinase is translated as MQGQLIVFEGVEGGGKTTQIQQLYAWLTQEIEGLLPDIQLTCQPGGTELGREIRRLLLNPPGEAPVQDMTELMLYAADRAQHVAGFLRPKLAAGAIVLCDRYTDSTIAYQGYGRGLKMDLIHQLNRIATDGLESDLTIWLDVAVEVGLARTQKRGAIDRIEQADLAFHQRVQQGYRELAATYPERIVRIDASLSTAEVTEQIRNLVKQRLTAWNYPVSALS